The DNA sequence AGCCACAGTCGCTCAGCACCTTCCTGCTTATCTGAATAAATTAACCCCGGAAATGATCTCTGAATATGAAAATATTATCGAACAAACCTGTGCACAAAATTGCCAGGTAGCCGTTACCTTTGCCGGAAATTTGCTTGAATGGATAGACAAGGTAAATAAACCGGCCAGGGCCAATTACTTAAAAACAATTAGTAATATCAGCATGTTAAGCTATCGGGTAGGTCTTGCTGCGGCCGAGAGTCTGCCGTCATTTATCTCTGGTATCAGTAAGGATACGATGGAGACCTATGTAGCCGTAGTGAGTCGGGGCGCAGAAAATGATTATAAGGTCGGCATGATAATGGCAGAGAAATTGCTCCCGCTGCTTAAGGATATGGATGAGGCTATTATCAAAAAATACGGGGAAGTCGCCGGCAACATAGCGGCCAGAGACAGGGAATCCGGCGTTATTATGGCCGATAAGCTATTGCACTATCTGACGGAGATCCCCGCCTCCCTGAGGCGTCGTTACCTGGATACAGTGGGCATGATCGCGGTGCGAAATGGCCGGGTAGGGGTATTTTGCGCGGATAAGATCTTACAATTATTAGAAAAGGTTGATGAGAAGGCCCTTTCCCTTTACGCTAATATTGTAACGCTGTGTGCAGAACAGGATGAGAAGGTCGGTATGGCGGCCGGAGAGAGAATCCCATATTTACTCAGGGATGTAGAATCCAGGTTCCATGTAAATTATCTGGAAGTAGTGCACCGCCTGGCCAAACTCCATGGGCGTGTCGCCCTTAGCGCGGCCAAGATATTCTCCGAGCTTATAGACAAAGAAAATGGGGCCTTAATCGTCCAGTATGAAAGGATATTGGCTCATCTGGCCGGCGGCGATCATAAAATCGCCATGATGGCCGCTGAAAAGATAGCTGCCTTAATGGAAAAATTGGACGGCAGGCAAAGGGACACATATCTAAAAAGCCTCTGGGGCATAGTGGAAAAAGACTTCCGCCTGGGTACTATCGCTGCGGAAAAGGTCTTTGAACTCATAAAAGAAGACCGTACAGAGGACCTGACCAGGTATGAAGGCATATTGCAGCGTATGGCGCGAAAGGATCACGATGTCGCACTGGTGGTGGCAGAGGTTCTTCCCGACCTCTTGCGGAAGTCACCGGATCCGGTCCTGAACCATTATGAGGCGATTATAACCTATATAGCTGAACGAGATCATACGGCTGCGAAAGAGAGCGCACGATTCATAGCGGAGGGTATAACCGAGATGAATGACCAAGAGGCGCTGACCTATACCGAGAGTCTGCGCCGCATAGTGGAAGGAGATTATGAGGCGGGCATCATTTCCGCACGGGAACTGCCGCTTATTATTAAAGGCAACAGACCTGATTTCCTGTCCGCCTATAATGACATCGTCTATCAGGCCACAGTGAAAGATTATGAATCCGGTAAGATATTGGCGGCAAAGTTGTCCGGCCTTTTTCAGAAGCCCGAATTTTCTGAAGCCTTCCTGGAGGCGGTAAATAAGACTTCCCGGCAGAGCCCGCGTCTGGCAGTGCTATTGGTAGAAAATCTGCCCGAACTTATGGCTAAGATAGATGCCAAGACATTCGGGCAGATTGTGGAAACAACAAGCCGGATGATGGCCGTAAACGATGAAGTGGCCATGTTAGCCGGACAAAAGGTATTTGAACTCCTCCATACGTATGAAGCATCATCAGTGATTTCTTTTGCCAGTATGGCCCTGGAGATACTCAACCGCTATGGGCCGGAGGCGGCTATTTCTTTTCTCCGCATGCAGACGGGGACGAGCCGGTCATTCTTTTCTCTCGTATCTCCGGTTTAAAAACTTTGTTATGAAGAGCATGATTAATGATTGCCTGAAATATGTCCAGGAGGAGAACCGGAAACTTTTAAGCAAAATAGATGCGGCAGAGGCGGCAGGTCTCATAGAATGCTTAAACAGCGCACCGGCCATATTTTTTTCGGCCCAGGGACGTTCCGGTTATATACTCCGCGCTTTTTGCATGCGACTGATGCATTTGGGATATGATTGCTATTTCGTAGGCGAGACCATAACTCCTCCCATAAAAAAAGGCGCGCTGCTTGTGGTATTGTCCGGATCCGGCGAGACGGCCTTGCCCTGTGAAATAGTCAAAATAGCCAAACAGGCAGGCGCGCTTACCTATGCGATCTTAGGTGATGAAAAATCTCCTCTGGCCGGGTTATCCGATCGCCGGCTGGCGCTGCCAGGAGGAACAAAACGTATGAGGGATAAAGAGATGCCGTCGGGTCAACCCCCGGGGTCGCTTTTTGAGCAGTCGGCCTTCCTGTTCTTGGAGGCCATTATCCTGACCATCTACAGAGAGAAGGGCAGTGATTACCGGACCCTTCTGGCGCGTCATGCCAATCTGGAGTAAAGATGAAGCCTGTTTTGCAGTTAGCCCTGGATTTTGTAGATCTTAAACGGGCGATTAAGGTAGCGAAGGCTGCCCTGGCGGGAGGGGTGGACTGGCTGGAGGCCGGTACTCCCCTTATCAAGAGCGAAGGATTAGAGGCAGTCCGGGAACTCCGGCGGCTCTTTCCCCATGTGACCATTGTTGCCGACATGAAGGTCATGGACGCAGGGCGGATAGAGGTTGAGGCCGCGGCCAAGGCCGGGGCCAATATCGTCGATGTCCTCGGCGCCGCCAGCCCGGCTACTATCCGTGAATGTATCCAGGCCGGCAAGAATTACGGCGCCAGAATTGTGGTAGATCTCATTGCTGTCCCCGATCCGGTCAGCCGCGCCCGTGAGGCCGAGGAATGGGGGGCTGACTTTGTTACTGTGCACTGTTCTATTGATGAGCAGATGGAGGGGAAAGACCCCTTTGCGGCGCTCCGCCAGGTCAGCGCGGCCCTTACCATACCCGTAGGCGTAGCCGGCGGCATAAATTCAGAGACGGCCTTCCTGGCTGTAGAGGCCGGGGCGTCTATAGTGATTGTGGGCGGGGCTGTTACCAAGGCTGCTGATCCCAAGAAGGCGGCCTCGGCTATCAAGAAGGCCATTACCGAAAAGGCGGCTGTCCCCACGCGTCTTTTCAAACGGGTTACCGGGGCTGAAATCAATACGGTATTAAGCCAGGTTTCCACAGCCAACCTCTCTGACGCCCTGCATCGTGGCGGCGTGGTGCACGGACTGCGCCCCCTTTTTCCGGGCATCAGGATGTTTGGCCGGGTGCTTACGGTGCGGACCTACCCCGGTGACTGGGCCAAGCCGGTCGAGGCCATAGATATTGCCTCTAAAGGCGAGGTTATAGTCATTGATGCCGGAGGCGTGGGGCCGGCGATATGGGGGGAACTGGCCACACATTCGGCAATACAGAAAGGTCTGGCCGGTGTGGTTATAGATGGCGCTATCCGGGATACTCGCGATATAAAGGAACTGAAATTTCCGGCCTTCAGTAAATTGATAATGCCCAACGCCGGCGAGCCGAAAGGCTTCGGCGAGATCGGCATACCGATTAATATCGGCACAGTAAGAATAGAAAGCGGGGACTGGATACTGGGCGATGACGACGGCCTTGTGGTTTTGCCAAAGGCCATAGCCGCTGAATACGCCAACCGGGCCATGGATGTCCTGGAGAAGGAAAACCGCTTGCGGGCCGAGATTAAAGAAGGCGGCACGCTGGCGAAGATAGCCGAACTCCTGCGCTGGGAGAAACAGGGCTGAGACAGCATACCAGCGCCTCCCACGATTGAAGATCCCCACAGCCCGCCAGTGTCGGACCTGGATGGCAAGCAGCGGGGAATCCCTCGCTATGCATGTTCAATCCAAAGGGCTTTTCACTCCCGGTTTTGTTCTTTCTCGTGTAGTGCGTCATAAGTCCCTTTACTTTGATTGTCATTCCAGGCTTGACTCCGTATCAAGTACGGAGCAGGCTCCGGGATCCAATCTTTTGTATCACTTTAGTATTTTGAAAATGCCGCAAGACCCAGGACAAAATCCCCCTCGCCCCCCTTTCCGAAAAGGGGGAATACAATCTCTGTTCCCAACCACGGGCAGATGCGTTCTTTACCTAAAACTTCGCCTCAGGCCTGACTTTGGCTACTTCGGGTGACGTAAAGAATTCGAAAGAGTAAAAGTTCAAGTTTTTTCCTGGAAAACCGATAATTATACATAATATAACCAATGCTGGAAAAAGGACTTTCCGGCATGTTCTCAAACTCAAGGAGGAGGACTGCTTATGGAAATTCAAGATTCAAGCATTGCTATGTTTAGCAATCGGACGTACCTTGAAAAGTATGAAAAAAGTGAAAGTCTGAAAATGTGGGTAGGGAACGTAAGGCCTGATTTTGAAGGCAATAATCAAGCGGCAGGACGCTTACCAGCCGAACATATCCCTAAGCCAAAAGATTACATTTTGGATTTGTCGGTCAAGGCAAAAGAGGCACAGCCGGCACAAAAAAACGGAATAATCGATGGTGAACTAAGCGGTGAGGACCAAATTAAAGTAAAACTTATAGAAAAACTTTTAGAAGCCCTAACAGGCAAAAAGATCAAAATTAGGATCCTCGTCAAACTTGAAGAAGGTGGAGAAGAATGTTCTGAATTAAAAGGCAAAGTATCTGATCTGCAGAATCAGCAGCAACAGGGACAAGCCCCTGAAAGGCAAGGCTGGGGAATTGAGTACGATTATCATGAAGTTCGTTACGAATATGAGGAAACATCACTTTCAGCAGAAGGAATTATCAAAACCGAGGATGGAAAGGAAATAAATTTCTCTGTGAATATCAATATGAGCCGGGAGTTCGTGCAGGAACAAGATATCCATATCAGAGCCGGGGATGCCGCAAAGATTGATCCTCTTGTAATAAATTACGGCGGTTTAGCCGCCGAATTAACAGACACAAAATTCAGTTTTGATTTAGACTCCGATGGAAACAAAGATAATATTTCATTTGTTAGTCCGGGCAGTGGATTTCTTGCCATAGACAAAAATAACGACCAAATAATTAACAATGGCAGTGAACTGTTCGGGCCAAGCAGCGGGGATGGATTCGCTGAGCTGGCTCAATATAACGAGGATGGCAACCAGTGGATAGATGAAAACGATTCAATATTTGACAAACTGCGCATTTGGTCAAAAGACGCTCAGGGCAACGACTACTTGTTTGCACTGGGACAAAAGGGTATCGGAGCATTATATCTGGGTAACTTAAATACACAATTTGCAGTTAAGAATGACGCCAATGAAGTTCAAGGAGAAGTAAAATCCACAGGGTTATATGTAACAGAAAATGGAACGGTGGGAACTGTTCAACAGCTAGACTTAACTATATGACTGTCGTAACTTACTGGGGCTGTCTCAAAAGAGTGCTGATTACGGTCATGAATTTATGCAATTTATAGTTTCACCAAACTTAATTGATTATCCGGCGCCAATTTTCTCCCTCGCAGTAATGCCCTCCCCTGTTGACAGATGACCGGGTTATGCCAGCTAATTTGGCAACTGTAGTACCATTCATCCCCGGTTCCTAACCAGCCCGGACATACCGGGCTTCCTGCTCTTACCCCCTGCGGCTGTTTGCTTGAAGCCGATAACACCGTTCCAATTGTTCATTTTGCCCTTTAAGAAGGGAGCAAGAGTAGCTTCAAAGGCTTCGCCTTCTGCTGGTCAATAATCGACAATGAGGAGTCGAGGGTTGAAGCCTTTCGGATATCGCAAACGGCTTTCCGCTTGACAGCGAACTAATTTCGCATTAAATAACACAAATAATATAATAGTAGCACAGCCAGAAGGAGAAATAATTATGCACATGGCCGATGCCTTATTATCTCCAGCCGTGGGCGCCACGTTTTGGGCCGCCAGCGGAGGGGCCATTATTTACGCAAGCAAAAAAGTGCGGCTGGAAATTGATGAGAAGAAAATCCCGCTCATGGGGGTTCTGGGAGCCTTTATCTTTGCCGCTCAGATGATAAACTTCACGATCCCCGGCACCGGCTCCAGCGGGCATCTGGGCGGGGGCATGATCCTGGCCATTCTTTTAGGCCCATACGCAGCGTTTCTCACCATAGCCTCGGTCTTGATTATCCAGGCCCTGTTCTTTGCCGACGGCGGCCTCATGGCCCTGGGGTGCAACATCTTTAATATGGGCGTCTTCCCCTGTTTTGTGGCCTATCCCTTGATTTATAAGAATATCGTTCGGGACAACCCCACCGCCGGAAAAATCACAGCAGCCTCGGTCAGCTCATCGGTCCTGGCCCTTCAGATGGGCGCATTTTCTGTGGTCTTACAAACTCTGCTTTCCGGCAGGTCCGAATTGCCCTTCATGTCGTTTGTCCTGGCCATGTTGCCGATTCATTTGGCCATCGGCGTAATTGAGGGATTCATAACGGCCGGTGTAGTAAATTTTGTAAGACAGATGCGGCCTGAGATATTGGAGGGAGCCGCGAAATCAAGGCCGCTGAGCGGGCTTCCCATACGAAATATACTGGCTTCCCTGGCGGTTCTGGCCTTATTAACCGGGGGCATACTTTCCTGGTTTGCATCCAGTTTTCCGGACGGCCTGGAATGGTCCATAGCAAAGGTCTATGGAAAGGCGGAACTGCCCGAATCTGCCCATAACCTTGGCCGCATCCTGGGTGGGCTCCAGGAAAAGTCCGCCTTTCTCCCCGATTATGGCTTTAAGGAACCATCTTCGCCGGAGAATGCGATACCCGAAACTTATAAGCCGGAACCCTGGCCCACGGTCAGCGCCGGCACTTCTGTATCCGGTGTGGTGGGAGCCGCGCTCACGGCCGGCCTGGCGCTGCTCATCGGGCTGGCCCTCAGAAAAAAGAGATAGATAGGAGCCTTAAGGGATTTGGCCCCAATGCCTGGTTCCTGAATCGACGTGGCCTCTTTTGATAGCGCATACTTTGATATTAAATACCTCGATACCCTGTCTTACCAGGATACCGCTATCCATCGGCTTGATCCCCGCGTCAAGCTGCTGACTACAGCGATTTTTATACTGACCGTGGTCTCTTTCTCCAAGTATGAACTGACGGGTCTGGCCCCTCTTCTTGTTTTTCCGGTTATCCTCGTATCCCGGGCTGCTCTGCCCGTGGGGCTATTGCTTAAAAAGATAGCGGCTGTCTCTCCGTTTGCCGTCCTGGTGGGGGCCTTTAACCCCCTGTTCGACCAACAGATTGAGCTGTACCTGGGCGGTGTGCCTGTCAGTGGGGGTTGGATTTCCTTCGCCTCTATCCTGATCCGCTTCATGTTAACGGTTTCCGCCGCGTTAATTCTCATAGCCACGACCTCTTTTCCGGGCATCTGCCTGGCCCTGGAAAGGCTAAAGGTACCAAGGGCGCTGATCGTACAGCTTTATTTCCTTTACTATTTTATATTCGTCCTCATGGATGAGGCCTTGCGTATGGTACGGGCCAGGAATATGCGGGCCTTTGACGGCCGGGGAACCGGGTTAAGGGTCTATGTCCATCTCCTGGGGGCCTTGTTTCTAAGGGCCGTGGACAGGGCGGAGCGCGTCCATCAGGCCATGTTCAGCCGTGCCTTTAACGGTCATTTTTATGCGGCAAGGCGCAGCGGCATCACCTGTCAGGATGGCATCTTTTTCCTGGCCTGGACGACCTTTTTTGTCCTGTGCCGGTGGTACAATATAAGCGAGATCATCGGCCAGGCGGCATTAAGGGTCATGCACATGATTTAGAATAGCGAGCAAATTCGCACGCCCAGGCGCATCTTTGACCGGGGCGAACTTTGCGCTTTCGGGAATCAGAAAACAGAATTCAGGAGTCAGGAGTCAGAATACCGATAGCTGAATGCTGATAGCTGACAGCTAATTGCAAAGTTATGAGTCACCATTTCATTGAGTTTACAGATGTCGGATACGTCTATCCCGATGGTACACGGGCGCTCTCCGGTATCTCATTTACCGTCCTGCATGGTGAATCCGTAGGTTTGGTGGGGTCCAATGGCGCGGGCAAATCGACCCTGCTCCTCCAGATAAACGGGTATCTTTTTCCGACCGAGGGGACGGTGAATGTCGGTAATGTCATTGTCTCCAGGGATACCGTAAACGATGTCCGGCGCAGGGTAGGCGTGGTCTTTCAAAATCCGGATGACCAGCTCTTTATGCCCAGGGTTTATGATGACGTGGCCTTTGGCCCCTTCAACCTGGGGTGGGACAGCAAGAAGGTGGAGGAAAAGACGCTGGAGGCATTGCAAACAGTAGGCTGTCTGGATTTGAAACACCGGCCGCCGCACAGGCTGTCTATAGGCCAAAAGCGAGCGGTCTCTATTGCTACCGTACTATCCATGGACCCGGATATCCTGGTCATGGACGAACCCTCTTCCAATCTTGATCCCAGGGCCAGGCGGCAGCTCATAAACCTGCTACGTACCTTTACGCACACCAGGATTATCGCCTCTCACGATCTCGATCTCATACTGGATACCTGTGAGCGTACCATCGTCCTGCACGCCGGACGCGTAGCAGCAGACGGGCCCACGCCGGATATCTTGCGGGATGACGCACTCCTTGCGGCAAATAACCTGGAGAGACCTCTTTCGCTACAGGGCAGGGCAGAAGAGTTATCCCACCCGGCGGAGGCGAAGGAGATTCGTCCCTCCGACTTCCATAGACGAGCCGGCCATAACCACTAAGTGGTCACCCTTGTTGATCAACCCTTCGACTAAGAGTTTGTTTTCCATTTCTCGAATGGCCTCTTGGGTATCGCGGGCGAAATCCATCAGGATAGGAATGGTCCCCCAGTAAAGAGAACCCCGCCGGCACGTCTCCTCGTGCGGAGTGAGGGCTATAATCGGGCATTCGGGCCTGTATTTGGAGATAAGGCGGGCCGTAAAGCCCGTCTCGGTGAAGGCGATGATAAACTTAGCGCCGATTTCCCTGGAGCTGTGATAAGCGGCGTGGCATATCGCCTGGGCAAAGGAAATGACCGTATCTGCCGGGACATCGCGGTGGCCCAAACGAAAGTACGGCGTTTTTTCGGCCTCCTCAATGATGCGGGCCATCATCTCCACGGCTTGGACCGGATACTTCCCGAAGGCGGTTTCCCCGGAGAGCATTACGGCGTCGCTTCCGTCAAAAATAGCGTTGGCCACATCCGATGCCTCGGCGCGGGTCGGTGTGGGGTGCACCATCATGGAATCAAGCATCTGGGTGGCCGTTATGGCCGGTACACCCTGATGGTGACACTTTTCGATGATACGCTTCTGAAGGGCAGGGACTTTGGCCGGCGAGATTTCCACCCCCAGATCGCCACGGGCCACCATGATGCTATCCGCCAGGGCTATTATGGCATCGAGCTTTTCCACGGCCTCCGGCTTTTCCAGCTTGGCTATAACCGGAACCCGTTTGTCGCCTATCACTTCCTTTATTTCAATTATATCCCGTGGATCACGGACAAAGGAAAGGGCTATATAATCCACCCCATTTTCCAGTCCAAAGCGCAGGTCTTCTCTATCCTTAGCCGTAAGCGCCGGCTCCGAGATACGTACTCCGGGGAGGTTGATCCCCTTGCGATCGTAAAGCACGCCGCCGTTTACTACCTCGCAGGTTACGTCTTCCGTATCTGTTTCCAGGACACGGAGTTTGATTAAGCCATCGTCGATGAGGATAAAATCGCCGGGATGAACATCCCGGGCCAGCTTGCTATAAGAAGTAGAAACACCGGTCTCGTCCCCCGGTCTGGGCCTTGTGGATATGATAAAACGTCCGCCCGGTACGAGGTTTGCCGGACCATGGGCAAAAGTCCCGATGCGTATTTTGGGCCCCTGGAGATCCTGCAATATGGCGATGGGCCTCCTTAATCCGGCCGAGACCCGCCGAATAAGCGTAATGTTTCTTAGATGGTCATCATGGGTGCCGTGCGAAAAATTAAGCCGGGCGACGTCCATACCGGCCTGAGCCAGTTGAGAGATGACTTCCTCGGATTGCGAGGCCGGGCCGATGGTGCAGATGATCTTTGCCTTGCGTTTCATATCGGCCATGATAGACCACACTATGCTAAAAGTCAAAGAACGTTTTGGGGTAATATTTTAGGTTTTTGAAGATATACCTAAGCAAGGCGCTATAATAGCCAAAATCCCCCTCAATCCCCCTTTGGGAAAGGGGGAAGCGTTTCTCCTCCCTTTGAAAAAGGGAGGTTGGGAGGGATTTAAGAATACTCTTTCAAACAGCTAAACTGATACGTTTAGGAAATGTTTTTTTATTGGCAATTTTTCGGGGGTGTGTTAGGTTTTAACCCTCTTATTTCTATCCGGAGGCTAATTAAATGAAGGAACAAGTGCAAAGCGTATTGGACAAAATCAGGCCGGTTTTACAGAAAGACGGCGGCGATGTCGAATTGGTGGATGTCAAAGATGGAGTAGTTTCAGTCCGCCTCACCGGCGCCTGTAAGGGCTGTCCCATGTCTCAGATGACCCTTAAAAACGGTATTGAAAAATACCTCAAGAAAGAGATACCGGAAGTAGTCAGCGTCGAGTCTGTCTAGCCGGTTATTTATGGTACTTCTCACCGGCCTTTATCGTGTAAGCCCGATAAACTTGCTCGAAGAGTATAAGGCGGCACATCTCATGCGTAAGGGTAAGTTTTGAGAGTGAAAGGATAAAGTGGCACTCCTTGAGCAGGGTGGGTGAAAGGCCCAAAGGGCCACCGGTTATGAAAATAATCTCTTCCCGGCCCTGCCTTTCGAGGTCGGTCAAAAATCGGGCCAGATCGACGGACGAAAGCTGTTTCCCTGTGCTGTCGAGGGCTATGCGATAAGCAGCGGGGTTTATTCTGGTCAGGATATCTCTACTTTCAGCCTCAATAACCTTGTTTGTGTCCGCTTTAGGTCCAATCTTCCCGGCTTTCACAACCCTGCCCTCAGTAGAAACGTAGCGTCTCAGGCGATGCAGGTACTCATCTATTCCCATCTGAATAAATCGCTCTTTTGTCTTGCCCACAAAAAAGAAGCCTAGCTTCGTGGCCATGATCTATTGCCTCTCCGCTGTCTATAAATGCCCCCTCTCTCCTTTTGAAAAAGAAAGGCAGAGTATATTGCTAAAGAGAAAAATAATTCCACAAAAATGGAAAAAAAGTACCCTTATTAAGGAAAAAATGTTTCTTAGGGCATAATATCGATTATCAAAAATTTATGCTAACCTATTGTATTTACATTATTTATTAATTAGGGCTGATTATCTGGCATTGAATTTGCGTTCAATATATGCATCTATCTGATAAGGAAGTAAGGATTATGCGTAAAAGTTACATTTTTGTTATATTACTGGCCCTATTTCCTATAGGGGCTACCCTATCATACACAGACGGCGAATCACAGGGGTATTACTATAAGGCCTATTCTCCGGCTCAAGTCAAAAAGATGATGCGATATCACGGTACCTTGGCCGCTAAATTTGACGGACAGACCTGGTGGTTCCAGAAAAACGGGCACTGGACCCGTCTGGATACGGACGATGCCAGGAGAAGATGTATATAGTTTTCATCCGGAAAAGCCAAGATTTCCGTATGGAGCAGTCAGCATTCAGCTATCAGCTCTCAGCTTAACATGCTGTTGTCTTGATTTTTTGCTGACGGCTGATGGCTGAAAGCGTGAATCCGGAAACGGTAGTTTCCGGATGAACACTATCTAAGCTTTTTCCCTATAATAAATCGGAAGAGGCGAGCGCTTGTGCTCCGAGGCCGTCATCATAGCGTTAACCTTGTTTTTCACCTGCGAAGCAAGGTCAGATGTGGTTTTCTCATCAAGTCCTTTCAGATAATTATCTATCTCCTCATAGGTCACGCCCATCTCCGACTCATCTGTCTGTCCGGCCCAGAGTCCGGCTGAGGGCGGTTTGTCGATAATAACCTGGGGAACCTTCAGACTGCGGGCCAGCTCCCTTACTTCACGTTTCAAAAAATCTCCCAGGGGTAATATATCTACCCCGCCATCACCATACTTCGTAAAGTACCCGACGCTGATCTCGCTCTTATTGCCGGTGCCGACCACCAGATAATGATTAAGGTTTGCAAAATAATAAAGCGTCATCATGCGCAGGCGTGGTTTAAGGTTGGCGTAAGCCGGTTGAGTCCCTTCGGGCAACATGGCCTTAAGGCTATCAAAAACGGGGCTGAGATCAACCGTTAGC is a window from the Thermodesulfobacteriota bacterium genome containing:
- the pyk gene encoding pyruvate kinase — encoded protein: MADMKRKAKIICTIGPASQSEEVISQLAQAGMDVARLNFSHGTHDDHLRNITLIRRVSAGLRRPIAILQDLQGPKIRIGTFAHGPANLVPGGRFIISTRPRPGDETGVSTSYSKLARDVHPGDFILIDDGLIKLRVLETDTEDVTCEVVNGGVLYDRKGINLPGVRISEPALTAKDREDLRFGLENGVDYIALSFVRDPRDIIEIKEVIGDKRVPVIAKLEKPEAVEKLDAIIALADSIMVARGDLGVEISPAKVPALQKRIIEKCHHQGVPAITATQMLDSMMVHPTPTRAEASDVANAIFDGSDAVMLSGETAFGKYPVQAVEMMARIIEEAEKTPYFRLGHRDVPADTVISFAQAICHAAYHSSREIGAKFIIAFTETGFTARLISKYRPECPIIALTPHEETCRRGSLYWGTIPILMDFARDTQEAIREMENKLLVEGLINKGDHLVVMAGSSMEVGGTNLLRLRRVG
- a CDS encoding energy-coupling factor ABC transporter permease: MHMADALLSPAVGATFWAASGGAIIYASKKVRLEIDEKKIPLMGVLGAFIFAAQMINFTIPGTGSSGHLGGGMILAILLGPYAAFLTIASVLIIQALFFADGGLMALGCNIFNMGVFPCFVAYPLIYKNIVRDNPTAGKITAASVSSSVLALQMGAFSVVLQTLLSGRSELPFMSFVLAMLPIHLAIGVIEGFITAGVVNFVRQMRPEILEGAAKSRPLSGLPIRNILASLAVLALLTGGILSWFASSFPDGLEWSIAKVYGKAELPESAHNLGRILGGLQEKSAFLPDYGFKEPSSPENAIPETYKPEPWPTVSAGTSVSGVVGAALTAGLALLIGLALRKKR
- the hxlA gene encoding 3-hexulose-6-phosphate synthase yields the protein MKPVLQLALDFVDLKRAIKVAKAALAGGVDWLEAGTPLIKSEGLEAVRELRRLFPHVTIVADMKVMDAGRIEVEAAAKAGANIVDVLGAASPATIRECIQAGKNYGARIVVDLIAVPDPVSRAREAEEWGADFVTVHCSIDEQMEGKDPFAALRQVSAALTIPVGVAGGINSETAFLAVEAGASIVIVGGAVTKAADPKKAASAIKKAITEKAAVPTRLFKRVTGAEINTVLSQVSTANLSDALHRGGVVHGLRPLFPGIRMFGRVLTVRTYPGDWAKPVEAIDIASKGEVIVIDAGGVGPAIWGELATHSAIQKGLAGVVIDGAIRDTRDIKELKFPAFSKLIMPNAGEPKGFGEIGIPINIGTVRIESGDWILGDDDGLVVLPKAIAAEYANRAMDVLEKENRLRAEIKEGGTLAKIAELLRWEKQG
- the hxlB gene encoding 6-phospho-3-hexuloisomerase, which gives rise to MKSMINDCLKYVQEENRKLLSKIDAAEAAGLIECLNSAPAIFFSAQGRSGYILRAFCMRLMHLGYDCYFVGETITPPIKKGALLVVLSGSGETALPCEIVKIAKQAGALTYAILGDEKSPLAGLSDRRLALPGGTKRMRDKEMPSGQPPGSLFEQSAFLFLEAIILTIYREKGSDYRTLLARHANLE
- a CDS encoding 23S rRNA (pseudouridine(1915)-N(3))-methyltransferase RlmH produces the protein MATKLGFFFVGKTKERFIQMGIDEYLHRLRRYVSTEGRVVKAGKIGPKADTNKVIEAESRDILTRINPAAYRIALDSTGKQLSSVDLARFLTDLERQGREEIIFITGGPLGLSPTLLKECHFILSLSKLTLTHEMCRLILFEQVYRAYTIKAGEKYHK
- the nadE gene encoding NAD(+) synthase codes for the protein MSQNQAPAVSNWIREQVGRAGGRGTVFGLSGGVDSAVVAALCKEATGKDALGLIMPCHSLDEDIAHARLVADAFQIKTLTVDLSPVFDSLKAMLPEGTQPAYANLKPRLRMMTLYYFANLNHYLVVGTGNKSEISVGYFTKYGDGGVDILPLGDFLKREVRELARSLKVPQVIIDKPPSAGLWAGQTDESEMGVTYEEIDNYLKGLDEKTTSDLASQVKNKVNAMMTASEHKRSPLPIYYREKA
- a CDS encoding NifU family protein: MKEQVQSVLDKIRPVLQKDGGDVELVDVKDGVVSVRLTGACKGCPMSQMTLKNGIEKYLKKEIPEVVSVESV
- the cbiQ gene encoding cobalt ECF transporter T component CbiQ yields the protein MASFDSAYFDIKYLDTLSYQDTAIHRLDPRVKLLTTAIFILTVVSFSKYELTGLAPLLVFPVILVSRAALPVGLLLKKIAAVSPFAVLVGAFNPLFDQQIELYLGGVPVSGGWISFASILIRFMLTVSAALILIATTSFPGICLALERLKVPRALIVQLYFLYYFIFVLMDEALRMVRARNMRAFDGRGTGLRVYVHLLGALFLRAVDRAERVHQAMFSRAFNGHFYAARRSGITCQDGIFFLAWTTFFVLCRWYNISEIIGQAALRVMHMI
- a CDS encoding ABC transporter ATP-binding protein, translated to MSHHFIEFTDVGYVYPDGTRALSGISFTVLHGESVGLVGSNGAGKSTLLLQINGYLFPTEGTVNVGNVIVSRDTVNDVRRRVGVVFQNPDDQLFMPRVYDDVAFGPFNLGWDSKKVEEKTLEALQTVGCLDLKHRPPHRLSIGQKRAVSIATVLSMDPDILVMDEPSSNLDPRARRQLINLLRTFTHTRIIASHDLDLILDTCERTIVLHAGRVAADGPTPDILRDDALLAANNLERPLSLQGRAEELSHPAEAKEIRPSDFHRRAGHNH